The following are from one region of the Corylus avellana chromosome ca1, CavTom2PMs-1.0 genome:
- the LOC132167060 gene encoding probable carboxylesterase 5, which yields MDSSTNEITYEFLPYFRFYNDGRIERLGKFGAPEIAPTGLDPKTHVQTKDVVVSSESGVSARLFLPKNSHPDHKLPLVVHYHGGAFCIGSPRNKNFHNFLASLAAEANAIVISVVYRLAPEHPLPTAHQDSFAALQWIATHSNGQGPDPWLNEYADFGRVFLAGESAGANIAHYVAVQAGATKLVGPNIVGLLILHPYFGGKEIPKLYSLLYPTGSGFSDPIIYPEIDPNLSGMAGAKVLVCVAEKDSLRDIGVAYSETLRKSGWGGTLSVYETEGEDHGFFLANPSSHNVEPLIKAMADFINHD from the coding sequence ATGGATTCAAGCACCAATGAAATAACCTACGAATTCCTACCCTATTTCAGATTTTACAACGATGGCCGCATCGAGAGATTGGGGAAGTTCGGGGCCCCTGAAATTGCTCCCACTGGCCTAGACCCCAAAACCCATGTCCAAACCAAAGACGTCGTCGTCTCATCGGAATCCGGTGTATCAGCCCGGCTCTTCCTCCCAAAAAACAGCCACCCAGATCACAAGTTGCCGCTCGTCGTTCACTACCACGGTGGAGCCTTCTGCATTGGATCCCCTCGCAACAAGAACTTCCACAATTTCCTTGCATCTCTCGCCGCAGAGGCCAATGCCATTGTTATCTCCGTTGTCTATAGGCTTGCCCCGGAGCACCCTCTACCAACCGCGCATCAGGACTCGTTTGCCGCGCTGCAGTGGATCGCTACCCACTCTAACGGCCAAGGACCCGACCCGTGGCTTAACGAGTATGCGGATTTCGGGCGGGTTTTCTTGGCGGGGGAGAGCGCCGGGGCCAACATAGCCCACTACGTGGCAGTTCAAGCTGGTGCCACCAAATTGGTTGGTCCTAACATTGTCGGGTTACTCATATTGCACCCATATTTCGGTGGCAAGGAGATACCTAAATTGTACAGTTTACTATATCCAACGGGCAGCGGGTTTAGTGACCCGATAATTTACCCGGAAATTGACCCGAATTTGTCGGGTATGGCTGGTGCGAAGGTGCTTGTTTGTGTGGCTGAAAAAGATTCATTGCGAGATATAGGAGTGGCTTATTCTGAGACTTTAAGAAAGAGTGGGTGGGGTGGGACCCTGTCTGTTTATGAAACGGAAGGAGAGGACCATGGATTTTTTCTAGCGAATCCTAGTAGTCACAACGTGGAGCCCCTCATTAAGGCCATGGCTGATTTTATAAATCATGactga
- the LOC132167005 gene encoding probable carboxylesterase 5 has protein sequence MDPHSNEVAHDFPPFFRVYKDGRVDRLLGTETLPPTTDPLTGVHSKDITISPETGLSARLYLPNTTSARKLPLLIYIHGGAFCVETPFSPLYHNYVSSVAAEANVVAVSIHYRRAPEHPLPIAYDDTLTAIQWAAAHSKGDGPEAWLNNHADFERVFLAGDSAGANIAHSMARRAGVDERLLGFKILGMVIVHPFFGNGEPGKLMKYIYPTMSGPDDPSFYPAPDPKLRSLGCSRVLVVVAEKDALRDRGWNYYESLRKSGWGGVVDIVETKGEDHVFHLFNPKCEKALTLLKQVAAFFNQD, from the coding sequence ATGGATCCTCACAGCAATGAAGTAGCCCATGACTTCCCTCCCTTCTTCCGTGTCTACAAAGATGGCAGAGTCGACAGGCTCCTCGGCACCGAAACTTTACCGCCCACCACCGATCCCCTCACCGGCGTCCACTCCAAAGACATCACAATCTCCCCCGAAACCGGCTTGTCCGCTCGCCTCTACCTCCCCAACACCACCTCCGCCCGCAAGCTTCCCCTCCTCATTTACATCCATGGCGGCGCCTTTTGCGTCGAAACCCCCTTCTCTCCTCTTTACCACAACTACGTCAGCTCCGTCGCCGCCGAAGCGAACGTCGTGGCCGTGTCCATCCACTACAGAAGAGCTCCCGAGCACCCTCTTCCCATTGCGTACGACGACACATTAACCGCCATCCAATGGGCTGCCGCGCACAGCAAGGGCGACGGGCCCGAGGCTTGGCTTAATAATCACGCGGATTTCGAACGAGTCTTCTTGGCTGGAGATAGCGCCGGAGCCAACATCGCGCACAGCATGGCGCGGCGCGCCGGCGTCGACGAGCGGCTGCTGGGGTTCAAGATCTTAGGGATGGTGATCGTCCACCCTTTTTTTGGGAACGGTGAGCCCGGCAAATTGATGAAGTATATTTACCCGACAATGAGCGGGCCGGATGACCCGAGTTTCTACCCGGCGCCAGATCCGAAATTGCGGAGCCTGGGGTGCTCCAGGGTGCTGGTTGTGGTCGCTGAGAAAGATGCGTTGAGGGATAGGGGATGGAATTATTACGAGTCACTGCGGAAGAgtgggtggggtggggtggtaGACATAGTGGAGACGAAAGGAGAGGACCATGTGTTTCATCTGTTTAACCCAAAGTGTGAGAAGGCTCTGACCCTCTTGAAACAGGTGGCTGCTTTCTTTAATCAAGATTAG
- the LOC132166790 gene encoding probable carboxylesterase 5: MDSSTNEITHEFPPYFRVYKDGRVERLGMFAVSDRAPTGLDSKTHVQTKDVVVSSESGVSARLFLPKISHPDHKLPLVVHYHGGAFCIGSPFSKTFNNFLVSLAAAANAIVISVDYRLAPEHPLPTAHQDSWAALQWIATHSNGQGPDSWLNEYADFGRVFLAGESAGANIAHYVAVQAGATELVGPKIVGLLIVHPFFGGKELDKIYSFMCPTSTGFSDPILYPKFDPNLSRMAGAKVLVCVAEKDWLKDRAVAYSEALGKSGWGGTLSFYETEGEDHGFFLLNPRSDKVGPLIKVMADFINHD; this comes from the coding sequence ATGGATTCAAGCACCAATGAAATAACCCACGAATTCCCACCCTACTTCAGAGTATACAAAGATGGCCGCGTGGAGAGATTGGGGATGTTCGCCGTCTCTGACCGTGCTCCTACTGGCCTAGACTCCAAAACCCACGTCCAAACCAAAGACGTCGTCGTCTCATCTGAATCTGGCGTATCGGCCCGCCTCTTCCTCCCAAAAATCAGCCACCCAGATCACAAGTTGCCACTCGTCGTTCACTACCACGGTGGAGCCTTCTGCATTGGATCGCCTTTCAGCAAAACCTTCAACAATTTCCTTGTATCTCTCGCCGCAGCGGCCAATGCCATTGTTATCTCCGTTGACTACAGGCTTGCCCCGGAGCACCCTCTACCAACCGCGCATCAGGACTCGTGGGCCGCGCTGCAGTGGATCGCTACCCACTCTAACGGCCAGGGACCCGACTCATGGCTTAACGAGTATGCGGATTTCGGGCGGGTTTTCTTGGCGGGGGAGAGCGCCGGGGCCAACATAGCCCACTACGTGGCAGTTCAAGCTGGTGCCACCGAATTGGTTGGCCCAAAGATTGTTGGGTTACTCATAGTGCACCCATTTTTCGGTGGTAAAGAGCTAGATAAAATCTACAGTTTTATGTGTCCAACGAGCACCGGGTTCAGTGACCCGATACTGTACCCGAAATTTGATCCGAATTTGTCGCGTATGGCTGGGGCGAAGGTGCTGGTTTGCGTGGCAGAGAAAGATTGGTTAAAAGACAGAGCGGTGGCTTATTCTGAAGCATTAGGTAAGAGTGGGTGGGGTGGGACCCTGTCGTTTTATGAGACGGAAGGAGAGGACCACGGCTTCTTTCTGTTGAATCCCAGAAGTGATAAGGTGGGGCCTCTCATTAAAGTCATGGCTGATTTTATAAATCACGACTAA
- the LOC132165109 gene encoding 2-hydroxyisoflavanone dehydratase-like: MLFTVLNFLFLSYNLFDSFSLIISSVQPPPPFSLSHSHLAMDSSTNEITHEFPPYFRVYKDGRVERLGRVAVPDPAPTGLDPKTHVQTKDVVVSSESGVSARLFLPKNSHPDHKLPLVVHYHGGGFCKGSPFDRAFHNFLLLLTAEANAIVISVDYRLAPEHPLPTAHQDSWAALQWIATHSNGQGPDPWLNEYADFGRVFLAGESAGANIAHYVAVQAGATELIGPKIVGLLIMHPFFGGKELDKIYSYMCPTSTGFSDPILYPELDPNLSRMAGVKALVCVAEKDWLRDRGVAYSETLGKSGWGGAVSFYDSEGEEHAFFVLNPGSEKIKPLTKVMADFINQD; encoded by the coding sequence ATGCTTTTTACTGTactgaattttcttttcctttcctataatctatttgattcattttctttgatcATTTCTTCAGTACAACCACCCCcaccattctctctctctcactctcatttGGCGATGGATTCAAGCACCAATGAAATAACCCACGAATTCCCACCCTACTTCAGAGTATACAAAGATGGCCGCGTGGAGAGATTGGGGAGGGTCGCCGTCCCTGACCCTGCTCCCACTGGCCTAGATCCCAAAACCCACGTCCAAACCAAAGACGTCGTCGTCTCTTCGGAATCCGGCGTATCGGCCCGCCTCTTCCTCCCAAAAAACAGCCACCCAGATCACAAGTTGCCACTCGTCGTTCACTACCACGGTGGAGGCTTCTGCAAGGGATCGCCTTTCGACAGGGCCttccataattttcttttactccTTACCGCAGAGGCCAACGCCATTGTAATCTCCGTTGACTATAGGCTTGCCCCGGAGCACCCTCTACCAACAGCGCATCAGGACTCGTGGGCCGCGCTGCAGTGGATCGCTACCCACTCTAACGGCCAAGGACCCGACCCGTGGCTTAACGAGTATGCGGATTTCGGGCGGGTTTTCTTGGCGGGGGAGAGCGCCGGGGCCAACATAGCCCACTACGTGGCAGTTCAAGCTGGTGCCACTGAATTGATTGGCCCAAAGATTGTTGGGTTACTCATAATGCATCCATTTTTCGGTGGTAAAGAGCTAGATAAAATCTACAGTTATATGTGTCCAACGAGTACCGGGTTCAGTGACCCGATACTCTACCCGGAATTGGATCCGAATTTGTCGCGTATGGCTGGTGTGAAGGCGCTTGTTTGTGTGGCAGAGAAAGATTGGTTGCGAGATAGAGGGGTGGCGTATTCTGAAACATTGGGTAAGAGTGGGTGGGGTGGGGCGGTGTCGTTTTATGATTCGGAAGGAGAGGAGCATGCCTTTTTTGTGTTGAATCCTGGTAGTGAAAAGATCAAGCCCCTGACTAAAGTCATGGCTGATTTTATAAATCAGGACTGA
- the LOC132162910 gene encoding 2-hydroxyisoflavanone dehydratase-like: protein MDSSTNEITHEFPLRFRVYKDGRVERLGRFAVPDPAPTGLDPKTHVQTKDVVVSSESGVSARLFLPKNSHPDHKLPLVVHYHGGAFCLGSPFDRAFHNFLQLLAAEANAFVISVDYRLAPEHPLPTAHQDSWAALQWIVTHSNGQGPDSWLNEYADFGRVFLAGESAGANIAHYVAVQAGATELVGPKIVGLLLLHPGFGGKELNKMYSFIYPTSTGFSDPILYPKMDPNLSRMAGAKVLVCVAEKDSSKDVAVAYSEALAKSGWGGTLSFYETEGEDHCFFLVNPRSDKVGPLIKVMADFINHN from the coding sequence ATGGATTCAAGCACCAATGAAATAACCCACGAATTCCCACTCCGCTTCAGAGTATACAAAGATGGCCGCGTGGAGAGATTGGGGAGGTTCGCCGTCCCTGACCCTGCTCCCACTGGCCTAGACCCCAAAACCCACGTCCAAACCAAAGACGTCGTCGTCTCATCGGAATCCGGCGTATCGGCCCGCCTCTTCCTCCCAAAAAACAGCCACCCAGATCACAAGTTGCCACTCGTCGTTCACTACCACGGTGGAGCCTTCTGCCTCGGATCGCCTTTCGACAGGGCCTTCcataattttcttcaactcCTCGCCGCAGAGGCCAACGCCTTTGTCATCTCCGTTGACTATAGGCTTGCCCCGGAGCACCCTCTACCAACCGCGCATCAGGACTCGTGGGCCGCGCTGCAGTGGATCGTTACCCACTCTAACGGCCAGGGACCCGACTCATGGCTTAACGAGTATGCGGATTTCGGGCGGGTTTTCTTGGCGGGGGAGAGCGCCGGGGCCAACATAGCCCACTACGTGGCAGTTCAAGCTGGTGCCACCGAATTGGTTGGCCCAAAGATTGTTGGGTTACTCTTATTGCACCCAGGTTTCGGTGGTAAAGAGCTCAATAAAATGTACAGCTTTATCTATCCAACGAGTACCGGGTTCAGTGACCCGATACTGTACCCGAAAATGGATCCGAATTTGTCGCGTATGGCTGGGGCGAAGGTTCTGGTTTGCGTGGCAGAGAAAGATTCGTCAAAAGACGTAGCGGTGGCGTATTCTGAAGCATTAGCTAAGAGTGGGTGGGGTGGGACCCTGTCGTTTTATGAGACGGAAGGAGAGGACCACTGCTTCTTTCTGGTGAATCCCAGAAGTGATAAGGTGGGGCCTCTCATTAAAGTCATGGCTGATTTTATAAATCACAACTAA
- the LOC132167110 gene encoding 2-hydroxyisoflavanone dehydratase-like produces the protein MDSSTNETTHEFPPYFKVYKDGRVERYGVPDCFPTGLDPKTHVQSRDVVVSSESGVSARLFLPKINGPDHKLPLVVHYHGGAFCVGSPFNKTFHNFLLSLASAARAVVISVDYRLAPEHPLPTAHHDSWAALQWIATHSKGQGPDPWLNEHADFGRVFLAGESAGANIAHYVAVQAGASGLAGPNILGLLMVHPFFGGKESSKMYGVMYPTSAGLSDPIMYPEVDPKLPSMAGGKVLVCVAEKDSLRDIGLGYSEVLRKSGWGGTLCSYETEGEGHGFFLLNPRSHKVEPLIQAMVDFINLD, from the coding sequence ATGGATTCCAGCACCAATGAAACAACCCATGAATTCCCACCCTACTTCAAAGTATACAAAGATGGCCGCGTTGAGAGGTACGGGGTCCCTGACTGTTTTCCTACTGGTCTAGACCCCAAAACCCACGTGCAATCCAGAGACGTCGTCGTCTCTTCCGAATCCGGCGTCTCTGCCCGCCTCTTCCTCCCAAAAATCAACGGCCCAGATCACAAGTTGCCACTCGTCGTTCACTACCACGGTGGAGCCTTCTGCGTTGGATCCCCTTTCAACAAGACCTTCCataattttcttctctctctggCCTCCGCGGCACGTGCGGTTGTTATCTCCGTTGACTACAGGCTTGCCCCGGAGCACCCTCTACCAACCGCGCATCACGACTCGTGGGCCGCACTGCAGTGGATCGCTACCCACTCGAAAGGTCAAGGACCCGACCCGTGGCTGAACGAGCATGCTGATTTCGGGCGGGTTTTCTTGGCGGGGGAGAGCGCCGGGGCCAACATAGCCCACTACGTTGCTGTTCAGGCTGGCGCGAGCGGGTTGGCTGGCCCTAACATTCTCGGGTTACTAATGGTTCACCCATTTTTCGGTGGTAAAGAGTCCAGTAAAATGTACGGTGTTATGTACCCAACGAGCGCCGGGTTAAGTGACCCGATAATGTACCCGGAAGTGGATCCGAAATTGCCGAGTATGGCTGGGGGGAAGGTGCTGGTTTGTGTGGCGGAGAAAGATTCGTTGCGAGATATAGGGTTGGGTTATTCAGAGGTTTTGAGAAAGAGTGGGTGGGGTGGGACCCTGTGTTCTTATGAAACGGAAGGAGAGGGGCACGGGTTTTTTCTGTTGAATCCTAGGAGTCACAAGGTGGAGCCCCTGATTCAAGCCATGGTTGATTTCATAAATCTGGACTGA